The Acidimicrobiales bacterium genomic sequence ATTGCTCGGTGTCTTGGCGCTCGGTGTCTTGGCATGAATCATGCCGCGAGGAACCCTAACCGACCGTTGGGGTCGTGGTCGAGAGGCCGCGCGGCATGTAATGACCGGTGACTGACCGGAGCTTGTGAATACATGCACAAGCTATTCGACGGCCGATGTTCGGCGCAACCTTCAGATGCGCGAAACCTGCAGTTTTCAGGTGGCGGTTCGCCGGATGCCACCGTGGAACATCGTGTACAGCAGCAGACCCAGCGCTCCGACTGCGAACGGAACGACCCCGTCACCATCGCCGGTGATCGTCGGATACAGGACGACCCCCGACAGCAGCGCTGTCCAACCCCACAAGATGAGCACCGAGCGGCGATGTCCATGACCCAACGCCATGAGCCGGTGGTGCAGGTGGTTCTTGTCTGCCTGGCTCATCGGAACGCGTTGGCGGGCCCGGCGGATCGCGGCCCAGGCCGTGTCGAACAACGGCACACCCAGCACGACGAAGGGGATGATCATCGGAGCAAAGAAGAAGTAGACCTGGCCCGAGAACTGATCGACGACTCGGCCTCCGGTGGTCATGGTGGACGCCGCCATCAACAGACCCAACAGCAGCGCACCGCTGTCGCCCATGAAGATGTGGGCGGGGTGGAAGTTGTGTGGCAGGAACCCAAGGCAACAGCCGAACGCAACCAGCGCGATGAGCGGGCCCACGTTGGCCGAATTGATCAGCCCTGCATCGAGCAACTCCTGGTTGTAGAGGTAGAACGCCCCGGCCGCGATGGCGACGATGCCGGCGGCGAGCCCATCGAGGCCGTCGATGACGTTGATGGCGTTGGCCATCAACACCAC encodes the following:
- a CDS encoding MraY family glycosyltransferase, which codes for MSELSDTLIVLGTAVGGTAVLTPIVRRISFKVGAVVQPDARRVHEVPTATLGGAAMFASFLMAFAVASRLDTFSEVFSRTSEPLGVVAGAAVIFFVGALDDLRPVSAPAKLAGQVLAASTLYLLGVTLFFVRVPFGGLWGLSPDIVPLITVFWVVLMANAINVIDGLDGLAAGIVAIAAGAFYLYNQELLDAGLINSANVGPLIALVAFGCCLGFLPHNFHPAHIFMGDSGALLLGLLMAASTMTTGGRVVDQFSGQVYFFFAPMIIPFVVLGVPLFDTAWAAIRRARQRVPMSQADKNHLHHRLMALGHGHRRSVLILWGWTALLSGVVLYPTITGDGDGVVPFAVGALGLLLYTMFHGGIRRTAT